The DNA sequence TTCTGGCTACAATAAAGAAGGTTGCGCCTTTAAATTGTACTGTATTATTGCAGGGAGATACAGGCACTGGCAAAAGAATGGTTGCGCAGGCTATTCATGGCTTAAGTGACCGTAGGCACAAAAAATTTGTTTCGTTTAATTGCGGCGCTTTTTCTGAGGAATTGATTGCCAATGAGCTTTTTGGACATGAAAAGGGGGCATTTACAGGCGCTGTAGGCGCAAAAACCGGTTTGTTAGAAGCTGCTGACAAGGGTACTGTTTTTTTGGACGAAATAGGCGAGATGCCGCTTTCAATGCAGGTGAAACTTTTGCATGTTATAGAGGAAAAGCGTATTTTGCGTCTGGGTTCTGTAAAACCTATTGAACTGGATATTAGAATTATTGCGGCGACTAATCGGGACTTGAGAAAAATGGTACAGGAAGGGAGCTTTAGGGAAGATTTATTTTTCAGATTAAATGTGGTCACAATATCTTTGCCTAGATTGACCGACAGGAAAGACGATATTCCTTTACTGATCGCGCATTTCATAGATAAATATAATAGACAGTTTTCTAAAAACGTGGCTTCAATTTCTCCGGATGCGCTTACCATTTTAATGAATTATGATTTTCCCGGTAATGTGAGGGAACTTGAAAATATAATCCAGCGCGCAATTGCTTTAAGTGATACGGATGTAATAATGCCGGAACATTTGCCTGCTGATATCCAGCATTTTTCTTTTGAAAGCGTGGATGCCAATTCTCTGATTTCCTTGGAGGAGATGGAAAAGCGGCATATAGCCAGGGTGCTTGAACTTACAGGCTATGATCGTCAAATGACCTCCGCAATTTTGGGTCTTCCAAGGACTACATTGTGGAGGAAGATGAAAAAATATGGACTTTAAGATGTAATCTTTGCCTAAATTGTGCGTTTTTTTTGCAGTTTAAAGTTTGAGATTGCATCAAGCCCAACGCTCCTCGCAATGGCTTAGCGTTCATCCTGTCATTGCGAGGGCAGCGAAGCTGTCCGTGGCAACCTCACCCATTGAGTGAAAATCGCTGGCTCAAAATCTACTTTTATTCCAATACGTTTAATGTAAAACTCGATTAAAAAACGCCTAATTTAGGTTTTGAAAAGTACCCTGAGTCCGTGAACTATTTAACCACCTTCAGGGGACAAGCCCCGTCCATATGAATTCTTGAAAAGCCACGATAAACGTATGGACAATTTCATTCGTCCACCCTTTACAAACTCTGTGCAGTCCAGCTCTTGAATTGTCCGAATAATGACGTGTTCGTGCAATCAGCAAATCAGAAGAAAGCTCCCCCAGGGGGCTATGCATAATTTATTATACTCAACTTTCTTAGTTAATTTGCGAGCGCATTTTCTTCAATGCTAACAAAGACTTGGACACATCTAAGGCTTGCTTGCGGGCTGTGCATAATGGGGTTAGTCAATAGAATATTACTTAATGCCTTTTCTGTTGTTATGATGGGTTTCGAAAGTTCGATGGAATAACCTCCCTATGCACAGCACTTCCGCAATCTTCGCCAAGATGTGTTACCCAAGCCGTTTGTAATGCATTTCAGAAAATGCTCTCTTCAATTGTGTAGTAATTTTAAGGTGTTAATCATGTCAGAAGTTGAGTTATTATATTTTGCCGGTGTGCCCAAATCCCCCAGCGCCTCTCTGGGTAGGAGTTAGATTGTTTACGGGAACAATATTTGCCGTATAAACAGGCATAAACACCAATTGAGCTATGCGCTGGCCCCTGGACACGACTCTTAGTTCCGGCGAGGTATTGAGAAGAGAGACAATTATTTCTCCACGATAATCCGGGTCAATAACCCCGACTCCCTGGCTAACAACCAGCCCTTCCTTTGTGCCTAGACCACTTCTGGAAAAAACAAAACCAGCAATGCCAGGCTGGGTGATTTCAATGGCTATGCCAGTGGGAAAAGCATATCTGTCCCCAGGCTCAAGAATAATTTGAGCCTGGTCGATACAGGCCCGCAGATCAATTCCGGCAGAATAAGGGGTGGCATAGCGGAAGTTTTCACTGGAGCAAAGTTCACTCAAAAATTTGACTTTAACATCAATTTTGCAATTTTTGGTCATTGTTTTTTTACCTTTTTAAGTTGTTTTTTTTGAATACTCGTAATACGTAAGTTTTAGATAATTTTTATTGTAATTTTTAGCAAGAGCGTGCCAGAGCTTGACGTGGCCTTGTAATGGCTGGCAAGAGATTATAAAAGATAAGGAGAAGGCTATGCGCCCTTTAAAAGTCTATAGTGTAATTCCAAGACTGCCGGAAGAATTAATGCCTTTATGGGATTTGGCTTATAACTTCTGGTTTACCTGGAAGCATGAAATAGCTGAGCTTTTCAGTCAGATAGATTACGGTTTGTGGAGAAGAAGTCAGCAGAATCCTGTCTGGTTTT is a window from the Desulfovulcanus ferrireducens genome containing:
- a CDS encoding sigma-54-dependent transcriptional regulator, whose protein sequence is MPVIQEDFDLPFLNSKNTPFNVALVDDEVIFCKRIRNFLLKKSYSIDTFLTGKDFLHATSSKIFDLVFLDLNLPDINGLKIFDYLRRVSPETNIVIITGYGSVDSAVRAMKEGAVNYLCKPVRLNDILLTVSSIKEQVILRKNSKLLQESLKKDNVWDGFIACCADMQNLLATIKKVAPLNCTVLLQGDTGTGKRMVAQAIHGLSDRRHKKFVSFNCGAFSEELIANELFGHEKGAFTGAVGAKTGLLEAADKGTVFLDEIGEMPLSMQVKLLHVIEEKRILRLGSVKPIELDIRIIAATNRDLRKMVQEGSFREDLFFRLNVVTISLPRLTDRKDDIPLLIAHFIDKYNRQFSKNVASISPDALTILMNYDFPGNVRELENIIQRAIALSDTDVIMPEHLPADIQHFSFESVDANSLISLEEMEKRHIARVLELTGYDRQMTSAILGLPRTTLWRKMKKYGL
- the dut gene encoding dUTP diphosphatase, encoding MTKNCKIDVKVKFLSELCSSENFRYATPYSAGIDLRACIDQAQIILEPGDRYAFPTGIAIEITQPGIAGFVFSRSGLGTKEGLVVSQGVGVIDPDYRGEIIVSLLNTSPELRVVSRGQRIAQLVFMPVYTANIVPVNNLTPTQRGAGGFGHTGKI